A window of Corvus hawaiiensis isolate bCorHaw1 chromosome 17, bCorHaw1.pri.cur, whole genome shotgun sequence contains these coding sequences:
- the PKIG gene encoding cAMP-dependent protein kinase inhibitor gamma: protein MEVESSTYTDFISCDRAGRRNAVHDIQREATTISMRKLTEDMGDLAVEGAESQRDASSSDNDPGARPKGQESSPSP from the exons ATGGAGGTAGAGTCCAGCACCTACACTGACTTCATTTCCTGCGACCGGGCTGGCCGGAGGAACGCTGTCCATGACATCCAGCGAGAGGCAACCACCATCAGCATGCGCAAGCTGACCGAGGACATGGGTGACCTCGCTGTTGAGGGAGCAG AAAGCCAAAGAGATGCCAGTTCTTCTGACAACGACCCTGGAGCAAGACCAAAGGGGCAAGAAAGCAGCCCCTCCCCATGA